In Arthrobacter sp. PAMC25284, a single genomic region encodes these proteins:
- a CDS encoding single-stranded DNA-binding protein, with the protein MSDNITVRGFVATDIRSSTTPGGVGTASFRMGATERRFDRTSNTWVDGTTNWFTVQGYRQLAGNMGCSIKKGQRVIVVGRLQMRSWEKDGRIYHVAEIDAESVGHDLMWGSANFTRSASAGSHTAELPAGAQHGDEAGRVGGGGLPPEGRDDDGDGGGGGDGDDAASGEGFPDDDGGVGDVDRETGELKDAAA; encoded by the coding sequence ATGAGTGACAACATTACGGTCCGGGGCTTTGTCGCCACGGACATCAGAAGTTCGACAACCCCCGGTGGTGTGGGCACAGCCTCCTTCCGGATGGGAGCCACCGAGCGGCGGTTTGACCGCACCTCCAACACGTGGGTCGACGGCACCACGAACTGGTTCACCGTCCAGGGCTACCGGCAGCTCGCGGGAAATATGGGCTGCAGCATCAAGAAGGGGCAGCGGGTCATCGTCGTTGGCAGGCTGCAGATGCGGAGCTGGGAAAAGGACGGGAGGATTTACCATGTCGCGGAAATCGACGCCGAGTCTGTCGGCCACGACCTCATGTGGGGTTCGGCGAACTTCACGCGTTCGGCCAGCGCCGGGTCCCATACGGCTGAGCTGCCGGCCGGTGCGCAGCATGGCGACGAGGCCGGCCGGGTGGGCGGAGGGGGGCTTCCACCGGAGGGACGGGACGACGATGGCGACGGCGGTGGGGGAGGTGACGGTGACGATGCGGCGTCCGGGGAGGGGTTTCCGGATGATGATGGCGGGGTTGGGGACGTTGATCGGGAGACCGGAGAGCTCAAAGACGCGGCCGCCTGA
- the ettA gene encoding energy-dependent translational throttle protein EttA has protein sequence MAEFIYTMTKARKAVGEKLILDDVSMSFFPGAKIGVVGPNGAGKSTILKIMAGLDTPSNGEARLSPGYTVGILLQEPPLNEEKTVLGNVQEGVGEIYGKIQRFNEISEEMASPDADYDALLEEMGHLQEAIDAADAWDLDSQLEQAMDALRCPPADSDVTLLSGGERRRVALCKLLLQKPDLLLLDEPTNHLDAESVLWLEQHLSNYAGAVLAVTHDRYFLDHVAEWIAEVDRGHLYPYEGNYSTYLEKKRARLEVQGKKDAKQAKRLTEELEWVRSNAKGRQTKSKARLARYEEMAAEADRTRKLDFEEIQIPPGPRLGGLVLEAKNLQKGFDDRTLIDGLSFSLPRNGIVGVIGPNGVGKSTLFKTIIGLEPLDGGELKIGDSVKISYADQSRGGIDPNKTLWEVVSDGLDYIQVGHVEMPSRAYVAAFGFKGPDQQKKAGVLSGGERNRLNLALTLKQGGNLLLLDEPTNDLDVETLSSLENALLEFPGCAVVVSHDRWFLDRVATHILAYEGDEENPSKWYWFEGNFESYEENKIERLGADAAKPHRVTHRRLTRD, from the coding sequence ATGGCGGAATTTATCTACACAATGACCAAGGCCCGTAAGGCCGTTGGCGAAAAACTTATCCTCGACGACGTGAGCATGTCCTTCTTCCCGGGCGCCAAGATCGGCGTCGTGGGGCCGAATGGTGCCGGTAAGTCCACCATTCTGAAGATCATGGCGGGACTGGACACTCCCTCAAACGGGGAGGCCCGGCTCAGCCCCGGATACACGGTCGGCATCCTGCTGCAGGAACCTCCGCTGAACGAAGAGAAGACCGTTCTGGGCAATGTCCAGGAAGGCGTTGGTGAGATCTACGGAAAGATCCAGCGTTTCAACGAGATCTCCGAGGAGATGGCCAGTCCTGACGCGGACTATGACGCCCTCCTGGAGGAAATGGGACACCTGCAGGAAGCGATCGACGCCGCTGACGCCTGGGACCTCGACTCCCAGCTCGAACAGGCCATGGACGCCCTGCGCTGCCCGCCCGCCGACTCCGATGTCACGCTGCTCTCCGGTGGTGAGCGCCGGCGTGTCGCCCTGTGCAAGCTCCTGCTTCAGAAGCCGGACCTGCTTCTTCTCGACGAGCCCACCAACCACCTAGACGCCGAGAGCGTGCTGTGGCTCGAACAGCACCTCTCCAACTACGCCGGTGCCGTCCTTGCCGTCACCCACGACCGGTACTTCCTCGACCACGTGGCCGAGTGGATCGCCGAAGTGGACCGCGGCCACCTGTACCCGTACGAGGGCAACTACTCCACGTATCTCGAAAAGAAGCGCGCCCGCCTTGAAGTCCAGGGCAAGAAGGACGCCAAGCAGGCCAAGCGCCTGACCGAGGAACTCGAATGGGTCCGCTCCAACGCCAAGGGACGCCAGACCAAGTCCAAGGCACGTCTGGCCCGCTACGAGGAAATGGCAGCCGAGGCTGACCGGACCCGCAAGCTCGATTTCGAAGAGATCCAGATCCCGCCGGGTCCCCGCCTCGGCGGCCTCGTCCTGGAAGCGAAGAACCTGCAGAAGGGCTTCGACGACCGCACCCTGATCGACGGACTCTCCTTCTCGCTGCCGCGCAACGGCATCGTGGGCGTCATCGGGCCGAACGGCGTCGGCAAGTCGACCCTGTTCAAGACCATTATCGGGCTGGAGCCGCTCGATGGCGGCGAACTCAAGATCGGCGATTCGGTCAAGATTTCCTACGCCGACCAGAGCCGCGGCGGCATCGACCCGAACAAGACCCTGTGGGAGGTCGTGTCGGACGGGCTCGACTACATCCAGGTCGGGCATGTTGAAATGCCGTCCCGCGCCTATGTGGCAGCGTTCGGTTTCAAGGGTCCGGACCAGCAGAAGAAGGCGGGGGTGCTCTCCGGTGGTGAGCGGAACCGCCTCAACCTGGCCCTGACCCTCAAACAGGGCGGCAACCTGCTGCTTCTTGACGAACCGACCAACGACCTCGACGTTGAGACCCTCAGCAGCCTCGAGAATGCCCTGCTCGAATTCCCGGGTTGCGCCGTTGTGGTCTCGCACGACCGCTGGTTCCTGGACCGCGTGGCTACGCACATCCTCGCCTATGAAGGCGACGAGGAGAACCCCTCGAAGTGGTACTGGTTCGAGGGCAACTTCGAGTCCTACGAGGAGAACAAGATTGAGCGTCTGGGCGCCGATGCGGCCAAGCCGCACCGGGTCACGCACCGGCGCCTCACCCGCGACTAG
- a CDS encoding acyl-CoA thioesterase II → MTEAEAGLQAPSAVDPTSSLIHLLNLGELEGARTDEDIFMGPSQQQPHQRVFGGQVLAQSLVAGSRTVDPARSVHSMHGYFLRPGDANKPITFGVQRLRDGRSFSARRVHAYQEGMPILSMIASFQNADDGVEHQSAMPAGIPDPESLPSTADLLGKFDHPVARHWSFERPFDIRHVDPALYVSANGPKEARNAVWMKTLGPMPDDPGMHRAALAYASDYTILESILRQHGLSWITPGMSVASLDHAMWWHRPVRVDEWLLYVQESPSAQGARGLATGKIFSRDGRHVATVAQEGMVRVP, encoded by the coding sequence ATGACTGAAGCTGAAGCCGGATTGCAGGCGCCATCCGCCGTGGATCCCACCTCCTCCCTGATTCACCTCCTGAACCTGGGCGAACTGGAGGGCGCCCGGACGGACGAGGATATCTTTATGGGTCCGTCCCAGCAGCAGCCCCACCAGCGCGTCTTTGGCGGCCAAGTGCTGGCCCAGTCGCTCGTGGCCGGGAGCCGCACAGTGGATCCGGCGCGGAGCGTGCACTCCATGCACGGCTATTTCCTGCGGCCCGGGGACGCGAACAAGCCGATCACCTTTGGCGTCCAGCGGTTGCGCGACGGACGCTCGTTTTCGGCGCGGCGGGTCCATGCCTATCAGGAGGGCATGCCCATCCTTTCGATGATCGCGTCCTTCCAGAACGCTGACGACGGCGTCGAGCACCAGTCAGCGATGCCCGCCGGCATCCCCGATCCCGAGTCCCTGCCCAGCACCGCGGACCTGTTGGGCAAGTTCGACCACCCCGTGGCACGGCACTGGTCCTTCGAACGGCCCTTCGACATCCGGCACGTTGACCCGGCCCTGTATGTGTCGGCCAACGGTCCCAAAGAGGCCCGGAACGCCGTCTGGATGAAGACCCTCGGCCCGATGCCCGACGACCCGGGCATGCACCGCGCAGCCCTGGCCTATGCCAGCGACTATACGATCCTTGAGTCGATTCTCCGCCAGCACGGCCTGAGCTGGATCACCCCCGGCATGTCCGTGGCGAGCCTGGACCACGCCATGTGGTGGCACCGGCCGGTCCGGGTCGACGAATGGCTGCTCTACGTCCAGGAATCCCCCAGCGCCCAGGGCGCCCGTGGCCTGGCGACGGGCAAGATCTTCAGCCGGGACGGCCGGCATGTGGCCACCGTCGCGCAGGAGGGCATGGTCCGGGTGCCGTAG
- a CDS encoding globin, which produces MTIPLGEPARPRQLMQNDPFSQPAYTDNFYEAVGGHETFVKLIDVFYDGVAADALLRPMYPEEDLGPAKRRFLMFLEQYWGGPTTYGQERGHPRLRMRHQPFRVTPEAKDRWLHHMRAAVDALELPPLHEGTLWDYMERAALSMVNSPSDG; this is translated from the coding sequence ATGACAATCCCCCTCGGCGAGCCCGCCCGGCCCAGGCAACTGATGCAGAACGATCCTTTTAGCCAGCCCGCGTACACGGACAACTTTTACGAAGCCGTTGGCGGCCACGAGACGTTCGTGAAGCTGATCGACGTTTTTTATGACGGAGTCGCAGCCGACGCCCTGTTGCGGCCGATGTATCCGGAGGAAGACCTTGGCCCGGCCAAACGGCGCTTCCTGATGTTCCTGGAACAGTACTGGGGCGGACCAACGACCTATGGCCAGGAACGCGGACACCCGCGGCTTCGGATGCGGCACCAGCCGTTCCGGGTCACCCCCGAGGCCAAGGACCGCTGGCTGCACCACATGCGTGCCGCAGTGGATGCCCTGGAGCTCCCGCCGCTGCACGAAGGAACGCTGTGGGACTACATGGAGCGGGCTGCCCTGTCGATGGTGAACAGCCCGTCGGACGGCTGA